A region from the Arthrobacter roseus genome encodes:
- a CDS encoding MmgE/PrpD family protein: protein MVKIHPVRVYRSDESLAREDQLAYKIAKVAVDPVEVTAEVTAMVINRIIDNASVAVASLNRAPIIAARSQALSHPVSRSGNGGTIFGIADKSSPEWAAWANGVAVRELDYHDTFLAAEYSHPGDNIPPILAVAQHTGANGNDLVRGIATGYEIQVDLVKAICLHKHKIDHVAHLGPSAAAGIGTLLGLDIETVFQSVGQALHTTTATRQSRKGEISTWKAHAPAFAGKMAVEAVDRAMRGQTSPVPIYEGEDGVIAWMLDGKDARYDVPLPEEGEAKRAILDTYTKEHSAEYQAQAWIDLARKLHGEHPEATDPANVKSVLIKTSHHTHYVIGTGANDPQKYDPTASRETLDHSIPYIFTVALQDGAWHHVASYSPERAGRPDTVELWHKVTTEEDQEWTRRYHSMDISEKAFGGTVEITLNDGTLITDSIAVADAHPLGARPFAREQYINKLRTLAAGENGERIVDEEEIERFLTAVQRLPELAAGELDQLNILTRSGFISADNVPTGLF from the coding sequence ATGGTCAAGATCCATCCGGTCCGCGTCTATCGAAGTGACGAAAGCCTGGCTCGCGAGGACCAACTCGCGTACAAGATCGCCAAGGTCGCCGTCGACCCAGTCGAGGTAACCGCCGAGGTGACCGCCATGGTGATCAACCGCATCATCGACAACGCCTCTGTGGCCGTTGCTTCCCTGAATCGCGCACCGATCATCGCGGCTCGGTCCCAAGCGCTCAGCCACCCCGTTTCACGGTCCGGTAACGGTGGAACCATTTTCGGCATCGCTGATAAGTCATCCCCTGAGTGGGCTGCCTGGGCCAACGGTGTAGCGGTCCGAGAACTTGACTACCACGACACCTTCCTCGCCGCCGAGTACTCCCACCCCGGGGACAACATCCCGCCCATCCTCGCCGTCGCGCAGCACACAGGTGCTAACGGCAATGACCTGGTTCGTGGGATAGCTACCGGCTATGAAATACAGGTGGACTTGGTCAAAGCCATCTGCCTTCACAAGCACAAGATCGACCACGTGGCACACCTGGGCCCGTCCGCGGCTGCCGGAATCGGCACCCTCCTTGGACTCGACATCGAAACCGTCTTCCAGTCGGTGGGTCAGGCACTGCACACGACGACGGCGACCCGCCAGTCCCGCAAGGGCGAGATCTCCACCTGGAAAGCACATGCACCCGCTTTCGCCGGCAAAATGGCGGTCGAGGCCGTAGACCGCGCCATGCGGGGTCAGACCTCGCCGGTACCCATCTATGAAGGTGAGGACGGCGTCATAGCCTGGATGCTGGATGGCAAAGACGCACGCTACGACGTGCCGCTGCCAGAGGAAGGGGAGGCCAAGCGCGCCATCCTCGATACCTACACCAAGGAACACTCTGCTGAATATCAGGCACAGGCGTGGATCGACCTGGCGCGAAAACTGCACGGCGAACACCCCGAGGCGACAGACCCCGCGAATGTCAAGAGCGTCCTGATCAAGACGTCGCATCATACGCACTACGTCATCGGAACCGGCGCCAATGATCCGCAGAAGTACGATCCCACTGCTTCACGGGAAACTCTGGACCATTCCATCCCCTATATCTTCACGGTCGCGCTGCAGGACGGTGCCTGGCACCACGTTGCCTCCTACTCCCCCGAGCGTGCAGGACGTCCGGACACAGTGGAGCTCTGGCACAAGGTCACCACTGAAGAAGATCAGGAATGGACCCGCCGTTACCACTCCATGGACATCAGCGAAAAGGCGTTCGGCGGAACCGTGGAGATCACACTCAATGACGGCACGCTCATCACGGACAGCATCGCAGTAGCGGATGCCCACCCGTTGGGTGCCAGGCCGTTTGCACGCGAGCAATACATCAATAAGTTGCGCACCCTGGCCGCCGGCGAGAACGGTGAGCGCATTGTCGACGAAGAGGAGATTGAACGCTTCCTCACCGCCGTGCAGCGTCTACCTGAATTGGCTGCCGGAGAACTGGATCAGCTCAACATTCTGACCCGGTCCGGCTTCATCTCCGCCGACAACGTGCCCACGGGCCTCTTCTAG
- a CDS encoding segregation and condensation protein A — translation MELPTVAAAEANPAKVGPPLSAGFKVRLENFSGPFDLLLGLISKHELDVTDIALARVTDEFIAYIKGAGESEPGWALDEASEFLVVAATLLDLKAARLLPSGQVEDDKDIALLEARDLLFARLLQYKAFKHVAANLEERLGQESARFPREVPLETQFTTLLPRLAWKADANVLAALATKTLEAREPEATAVGLDHLHGSSVTVREEAAFLRTLLVGGRPHSFLELTADAEEILVVVARFLALLEMFRDEVVSFDQLFPLGELTVRWIAHDDAWDGSSLSGEFDDTPTPSEDE, via the coding sequence ATGGAGTTGCCCACGGTCGCAGCGGCGGAGGCCAACCCGGCCAAGGTCGGCCCTCCTCTGTCGGCTGGTTTCAAGGTCCGACTTGAAAATTTCAGCGGACCTTTCGATCTACTGCTGGGGCTGATATCCAAGCACGAACTGGACGTGACCGACATTGCCCTTGCCCGGGTCACGGATGAGTTCATTGCCTACATCAAGGGTGCAGGCGAGAGCGAACCTGGGTGGGCGCTGGACGAGGCGAGCGAGTTCTTGGTGGTCGCGGCGACCCTTTTAGATCTAAAAGCCGCACGGCTACTACCCTCCGGTCAAGTGGAGGACGACAAGGACATCGCACTTCTCGAAGCTCGGGATCTGCTGTTTGCCCGGTTGCTGCAGTACAAGGCTTTCAAACACGTAGCTGCCAACCTGGAAGAACGGTTGGGGCAGGAGAGCGCCCGCTTCCCTCGGGAGGTGCCACTTGAAACCCAGTTCACGACGCTGCTGCCGAGACTTGCCTGGAAAGCTGACGCCAACGTTCTGGCCGCTCTGGCCACCAAGACCCTCGAGGCGCGTGAACCGGAGGCAACCGCCGTCGGACTTGATCATCTACACGGCTCGTCCGTGACCGTCCGCGAAGAAGCAGCGTTCCTGCGGACACTCCTTGTCGGTGGACGTCCCCATAGCTTTCTTGAACTGACGGCCGACGCCGAAGAGATCCTGGTCGTCGTCGCCCGATTCCTTGCCTTGCTTGAGATGTTCCGCGACGAGGTGGTGTCCTTCGACCAGCTTTTCCCGTTGGGTGAACTCACCGTGCGTTGGATAGCACACGACGACGCGTGGGACGGTAGCAGCCTCAGCGGCGAGTTTGACGACACGCCGACACCCTCGGAGGACGAATGA
- a CDS encoding pseudouridine synthase has product MTPAPRSGSGRNQPSGKGGQGGKRGGRPGSDSAGKPRAGSGSKPGNGGKPGQARKSAAPKAFGGERFGKNLGPVKAAPRKSSSSHGQPAEHHPDGVRLQKVMAQAGVASRRVCEEMIEEGRVEVNGAVVTELGVRVKPDEAAIHVDGIRLQLDEEMMYYVFNKPQGVVSTMEDPEGRKCISNFLRKGTERLFHVGRLDVATEGLLLLTNDGELTNRLTHPSYEVPKTYLVQVRGPMPSGIGAKMKEGVELEDGRASVDSFRLVDSTPGHILVEVILHSGKNRVVRRLFDAVGFPVERLVRVKVGPIALGDQRQGTIRALGRQEVGHLLASVGM; this is encoded by the coding sequence ATGACACCTGCACCCCGCTCCGGCTCCGGCCGCAATCAGCCGTCCGGCAAGGGCGGGCAGGGAGGCAAACGCGGAGGCCGTCCAGGATCGGACAGCGCGGGGAAGCCTCGCGCCGGCAGCGGCAGCAAGCCCGGCAACGGTGGCAAGCCTGGACAGGCTCGCAAGTCCGCAGCGCCCAAGGCTTTCGGTGGTGAACGTTTCGGGAAGAACCTCGGGCCGGTAAAGGCTGCCCCGCGCAAGAGCAGTAGCTCCCATGGTCAGCCGGCCGAACATCATCCCGACGGCGTCCGTCTGCAGAAGGTCATGGCGCAGGCAGGTGTGGCCTCTCGGCGCGTCTGCGAGGAGATGATCGAAGAGGGCCGCGTAGAAGTCAACGGTGCAGTCGTCACTGAACTTGGCGTGCGGGTCAAACCTGATGAGGCAGCAATTCACGTTGACGGCATCCGGCTGCAGCTGGATGAGGAGATGATGTACTACGTCTTCAACAAGCCGCAGGGTGTGGTCTCCACTATGGAGGACCCCGAGGGCCGCAAATGCATCAGCAATTTCCTCCGCAAGGGTACCGAGCGTCTTTTCCATGTAGGCCGCTTGGACGTTGCCACCGAGGGTTTGCTGCTGCTGACCAACGACGGCGAGCTGACCAACAGACTCACCCACCCCTCTTACGAGGTTCCCAAAACGTACCTGGTTCAGGTTCGTGGCCCGATGCCCAGCGGTATCGGCGCGAAGATGAAGGAAGGCGTTGAGCTCGAAGACGGCAGGGCCTCCGTGGACTCATTCCGCCTGGTTGACTCGACGCCGGGTCACATCCTCGTCGAGGTGATCCTTCACTCCGGGAAGAATCGTGTTGTCCGTCGTCTCTTCGACGCCGTCGGATTCCCCGTCGAGCGTCTGGTTCGCGTCAAGGTGGGCCCAATCGCCCTCGGAGATCAGCGACAGGGCACCATCCGCGCGCTCGGGCGTCAGGAAGTCGGACATCTACTCGCATCAGTAGGAATGTGA
- a CDS encoding FHA domain-containing protein has translation MAGSHNAEHDEYSPVKATETTSISLPPQPPSSLVEPNLSPEDRGAVSALPAGSALLIAHEGPNVGARFLLDQDITTAGRHPNADIFLDDVTVSRHHVDFCRDGDNFDLVDSRSLNGTYVNNDRVDKITLKTGYEVQIGKFRLTFYAARD, from the coding sequence ATGGCGGGTTCACACAACGCGGAGCACGACGAGTACAGCCCGGTCAAGGCCACGGAGACCACTTCCATCAGCCTGCCACCGCAGCCACCGTCGTCCCTCGTGGAGCCCAATCTCTCTCCCGAGGACAGGGGTGCCGTCTCCGCACTGCCCGCAGGATCAGCCCTGCTGATAGCGCACGAAGGGCCCAACGTGGGTGCTCGCTTCCTGCTCGATCAAGACATCACAACAGCTGGTCGTCATCCCAACGCGGATATCTTCCTCGACGACGTCACAGTATCTCGTCACCACGTCGATTTCTGCCGCGATGGGGACAACTTTGACCTAGTGGATTCCAGAAGCCTCAACGGTACCTACGTCAACAACGACCGCGTGGACAAGATCACCCTCAAAACCGGGTACGAGGTGCAGATCGGCAAGTTCCGCCTCACGTTCTACGCGGCCAGGGACTAA
- a CDS encoding AAA family ATPase: MSTDQSSATLQDETKRPVTGPTGRPQTDFPEPPKLDSHGPARVIAMVNQKGGVGKTTSTINLAAALAEYGRRVLLVDFDPQGALSAGFGTNPHELDLTVYNVLMDRKVDVRDAIRSTAVDGVDLLPANIDLSAAEVQLVNEVAREQVLDRALRKVSDDYDVILIDCQPSLGLLTVNALTAAHGVIIPLICEFFALRAVALLVETIEKVKDRLNPGLQVDGVLATMYDARTLHGREVINRLVEAFGDKVFETVIKRTIKFADATVAAEPITTYAGNHSGADAYRRLAKELIARGGAP; encoded by the coding sequence GTGAGTACCGACCAGAGTTCAGCCACTCTGCAGGACGAAACGAAGCGTCCGGTAACGGGCCCCACCGGCCGCCCGCAGACTGATTTCCCAGAACCGCCCAAACTTGACTCGCACGGTCCAGCACGCGTCATTGCCATGGTCAACCAAAAGGGTGGCGTGGGCAAAACCACTTCCACCATCAACCTGGCAGCAGCGCTCGCCGAATACGGTCGTCGCGTGTTGCTCGTTGATTTCGACCCGCAGGGCGCGCTCTCCGCGGGATTCGGAACCAACCCTCACGAACTCGATCTAACCGTGTATAACGTTCTGATGGATCGGAAGGTTGACGTCCGCGATGCCATCCGGAGCACCGCAGTGGACGGTGTGGATCTATTGCCGGCCAACATCGATTTATCTGCGGCCGAGGTCCAGCTGGTCAACGAGGTGGCCCGCGAGCAGGTCCTGGATCGAGCGTTGAGGAAAGTCTCGGACGATTACGACGTCATTCTCATCGACTGCCAGCCCTCGCTCGGACTACTCACGGTCAACGCGCTGACGGCAGCCCATGGCGTCATCATCCCCTTGATTTGCGAGTTCTTCGCGCTACGGGCCGTGGCACTTTTGGTGGAAACTATTGAAAAGGTCAAGGACCGCCTCAATCCTGGTTTGCAGGTGGACGGTGTCCTAGCCACAATGTACGACGCACGTACGCTCCATGGCCGCGAGGTAATCAACCGGCTCGTAGAGGCGTTCGGTGACAAAGTCTTCGAAACGGTCATCAAGCGGACCATCAAGTTTGCCGATGCCACAGTCGCCGCCGAACCCATCACCACCTACGCGGGCAACCACTCTGGCGCGGATGCGTATCGCAGGCTCGCCAAGGAGCTCATTGCCCGTGGCGGTGCTCCCTAA
- a CDS encoding GntR family transcriptional regulator codes for MRASDRAYSSLRADIIQWRLSPGTVLAEVEQSRRLGISRTPLREALARLTTEGLVAAHPGRGVVVTHISLDRMTELFDVRIPLDCRAAELAANAPDRRAFEDLTRRFKAAPNLIAGQDPEQLAYYTLVGELDAAIDAAADNAYLLQAQRQLRTHLVRVRQLAKDNPIRLLASATEHQQIARSIHLGNPDLAAAATRVHLHNSLHHLLTSEPAQQHGLSA; via the coding sequence ATGCGAGCCAGCGACCGTGCTTACTCGTCCCTCCGAGCCGACATCATCCAGTGGCGTCTCTCCCCAGGAACGGTCCTTGCCGAGGTGGAGCAATCCCGGCGGCTCGGCATTTCCAGAACACCCCTTCGCGAAGCACTCGCTCGGCTGACTACCGAAGGGCTGGTCGCCGCCCACCCTGGCCGCGGCGTCGTGGTCACACACATTTCTCTGGACAGGATGACCGAGCTCTTCGACGTTCGCATTCCATTGGACTGCCGTGCCGCCGAGTTGGCCGCGAATGCTCCGGACCGGAGAGCCTTCGAAGACCTCACCCGCCGATTCAAAGCGGCACCGAATTTGATTGCCGGCCAAGATCCTGAACAACTTGCTTACTACACACTGGTAGGTGAACTCGATGCAGCCATCGACGCTGCCGCCGACAACGCCTACCTGCTCCAGGCGCAACGTCAGCTGCGGACCCATCTGGTGAGGGTCCGTCAGCTTGCCAAAGACAATCCAATCCGTCTGCTCGCATCCGCCACTGAGCACCAGCAGATCGCTCGCTCCATACACCTGGGGAATCCAGATCTCGCTGCCGCCGCAACACGAGTTCACCTACACAACAGCCTGCACCACCTATTGACATCAGAACCAGCCCAACAGCACGGCCTCAGCGCCTGA
- the der gene encoding ribosome biogenesis GTPase Der — MSQNQPPIGDRDEEYVPKGEDQVLERLRTLDDEEAETRARSLRAGLADYELDEEDTALLDRREEDFDDEQELRQDPVLAIIGRPNVGKSTLVNRILGRREAVVEDTPGVTRDRVSYAADWNARNFTLVDTGGWEHDARGIHARVADQAEIAVDMADAVLLVVDATVGATATDEAVVRMLRRKKKPVIVVANKVDNIQVEADAATLWGLGFGEPYPVSALHGRGTADMLDAVLKVLPEFSAYEGLDRTGGPRRVALIGRPNVGKSSLLNKLAGSERVVVDATAGTTRDPVDEMIELGGRTWRFVDTAGIRRRVHMQQGADFYASLRTQSALEKAEVAVVLLAVDEVLSEQDVRILQLAIESGRALVLAFNKWDLLEDERRKYLEREIEQDLAHVEWAPRVNLSAKTGWHRDRLVPALDAALESWDRRIPTGKLNAFLGELVAAHPHPLRGGKQPRILFATQASNRPPRFVLFTTGFLDPGYRRFIIRRLRETFGFEGTPIEVSMRVREKRGKKR, encoded by the coding sequence ATGAGCCAGAATCAGCCGCCCATCGGCGACCGGGACGAAGAGTACGTTCCGAAGGGTGAGGACCAGGTCCTTGAACGTCTGCGGACCCTCGACGACGAAGAGGCGGAAACGCGGGCGCGGTCTCTCCGTGCTGGACTGGCGGACTATGAACTGGATGAGGAAGACACCGCGCTGCTGGACCGCCGCGAGGAGGATTTCGACGACGAGCAGGAACTGCGCCAAGACCCGGTGTTGGCCATTATTGGCCGCCCGAACGTGGGCAAGTCAACGCTGGTCAACAGAATTCTAGGCCGCCGTGAAGCCGTGGTTGAAGATACCCCGGGCGTGACTCGGGACCGCGTCAGCTACGCCGCAGACTGGAACGCACGGAATTTCACGTTGGTGGATACCGGCGGTTGGGAACATGACGCAAGGGGCATTCACGCCCGCGTTGCTGATCAAGCAGAGATCGCCGTCGACATGGCCGACGCCGTCCTGCTGGTGGTGGACGCCACCGTTGGCGCGACTGCCACTGACGAAGCTGTGGTCCGCATGCTGCGACGCAAGAAGAAGCCGGTGATCGTTGTTGCCAACAAGGTAGACAACATCCAGGTTGAGGCTGACGCGGCAACGCTGTGGGGGCTGGGCTTCGGTGAGCCGTATCCGGTGTCCGCGCTTCACGGACGTGGTACTGCGGACATGCTCGACGCCGTCCTGAAGGTCCTTCCCGAATTCTCGGCTTACGAAGGACTGGATCGTACGGGCGGACCTCGTCGTGTTGCCTTGATCGGCCGCCCGAACGTGGGCAAGTCCTCGCTGCTGAACAAGCTTGCAGGTTCCGAGCGCGTGGTGGTGGACGCAACGGCAGGAACCACCCGCGATCCAGTTGACGAGATGATCGAACTCGGTGGCAGGACGTGGCGATTTGTGGACACCGCCGGTATCCGCCGACGCGTGCACATGCAGCAAGGAGCAGACTTCTATGCGTCGCTGCGGACCCAGTCCGCACTGGAGAAAGCGGAGGTAGCCGTCGTCCTGTTGGCTGTTGATGAGGTGCTGAGCGAGCAGGACGTTCGTATCCTGCAGCTGGCCATCGAATCCGGACGTGCACTGGTTCTGGCATTCAACAAGTGGGATCTACTGGAGGACGAGCGGCGCAAGTACCTGGAGCGAGAGATTGAGCAGGATCTCGCGCATGTGGAGTGGGCTCCCCGAGTCAATCTGTCGGCTAAGACAGGGTGGCACCGTGACCGCCTTGTGCCTGCGCTCGACGCAGCGCTGGAGAGCTGGGACAGAAGAATCCCGACAGGCAAACTGAACGCGTTCCTTGGTGAGCTTGTTGCCGCCCACCCGCACCCACTGCGCGGGGGAAAGCAACCCCGCATCCTCTTCGCGACGCAGGCATCCAACCGTCCGCCCAGATTCGTGTTGTTCACCACCGGCTTCCTGGATCCTGGGTACCGCCGCTTCATTATCCGCAGGCTCCGTGAAACCTTCGGCTTCGAGGGAACCCCCATCGAGGTGTCTATGAGGGTACGTGAAAAGCGGGGTAAGAAGAGGTAG
- a CDS encoding prephenate dehydrogenase: MEEDTVSEGAHLRGPVLIIGSGLLGASIGLGLRAKDVEVFLSDISPSTQAVAEDIGAGKSVDVARPNFSPELVVVATPPDVAATAVLDALHRYPRAVVIDIASVKTSVREAVEADPGANNRHYIGTHPMAGREKSGPVAARTELFISMPWVICPTPTSNPAAVRTAEALAVDLGAVPVRMPAEEHDEAVALISHLPQVMSSLVASQLQNTPGTALALAGNGLRDVTRIAASDPALWVQILSANAPRLVGILKGVREDLGRLIDTLERPTAPGARLDMAQLMSEGNAGQARIPGKHGAPPQSFAKLTVLVDDVPGQIAALLTEIGQIGVNLEDLRLDHAPGRPVGMAEVSVLPGKHQLLVDELTSRGWKVIQ, encoded by the coding sequence GTGGAGGAAGACACAGTTAGCGAGGGAGCGCATCTACGCGGTCCTGTTCTCATCATCGGCTCGGGCTTGCTCGGCGCCAGCATTGGACTGGGTCTGCGCGCCAAGGACGTTGAAGTTTTCTTGTCAGACATTTCACCGTCCACGCAGGCGGTGGCCGAAGATATAGGGGCCGGTAAAAGTGTCGATGTCGCACGGCCGAATTTCAGCCCGGAGCTAGTGGTCGTGGCGACTCCGCCGGACGTCGCCGCGACAGCTGTTCTGGATGCACTGCACCGCTATCCTCGTGCCGTCGTTATCGATATCGCCAGTGTCAAGACATCGGTGCGTGAGGCTGTTGAAGCCGATCCCGGTGCGAATAACCGGCACTATATCGGAACACATCCGATGGCGGGACGAGAGAAGTCTGGGCCGGTTGCGGCCAGGACGGAACTGTTCATCTCCATGCCGTGGGTCATTTGCCCGACGCCGACCAGCAACCCCGCAGCGGTCCGAACCGCGGAGGCCCTGGCCGTTGACCTTGGTGCTGTTCCGGTTCGAATGCCGGCAGAGGAGCACGACGAGGCGGTCGCTCTGATCAGCCACCTGCCGCAGGTCATGTCATCGCTGGTGGCCAGCCAATTGCAGAACACCCCCGGCACCGCGTTGGCGTTGGCAGGCAACGGGCTGCGTGACGTCACTCGGATTGCAGCGAGCGACCCGGCTTTGTGGGTCCAAATTCTATCAGCCAACGCTCCCCGCCTTGTGGGCATCCTGAAGGGAGTGCGTGAGGACCTTGGGCGGCTCATCGACACGCTGGAGCGCCCAACTGCACCGGGAGCACGTCTTGATATGGCGCAGCTGATGAGTGAAGGAAACGCTGGCCAGGCCCGAATCCCCGGAAAACACGGTGCACCGCCACAATCGTTCGCGAAACTCACTGTTCTTGTAGACGACGTTCCCGGTCAGATCGCTGCGCTCCTGACCGAGATCGGACAGATTGGCGTGAACCTGGAGGATTTGCGCCTAGATCATGCCCCCGGTAGGCCGGTCGGCATGGCAGAGGTCTCTGTACTACCAGGAAAGCATCAGCTACTAGTTGACGAACTCACCTCCCGCGGATGGAAGGTCATCCAGTGA
- the scpB gene encoding SMC-Scp complex subunit ScpB produces the protein MNSGEPQSEHGGEDAPTSWSDLAAPLEAVLMVVGEPVRADELAEVLKVPLADVLEALENLRREYDGYTGSGASESASRSRGFELRQVASGWRFYSRSEFAPVVSQFVTAGQSARLSQAALETLAVIAYRQPVSRARVSAIRGVNVDSVVRTLVVRGMVEECGTELETGSLRYRTTPHFLERLGLDYISELPRIAPHLAGVDNLADVEDSTTY, from the coding sequence ATGAACAGTGGTGAGCCTCAGAGCGAGCACGGAGGAGAAGATGCCCCGACGTCTTGGTCGGACTTGGCCGCACCGCTTGAGGCAGTGCTGATGGTGGTGGGGGAGCCGGTCCGTGCGGACGAACTTGCCGAAGTCCTCAAAGTGCCGCTCGCTGATGTCCTCGAAGCGTTGGAGAATCTGCGACGCGAATACGACGGCTATACTGGAAGCGGAGCCTCAGAGTCCGCTAGCAGGTCTAGGGGTTTTGAGCTTCGACAGGTCGCCTCCGGATGGAGATTTTACTCGCGAAGTGAGTTTGCTCCGGTCGTCTCACAATTCGTCACGGCTGGCCAGTCGGCCAGGCTTAGTCAGGCCGCACTGGAAACTCTGGCCGTCATCGCCTACCGGCAGCCGGTATCCAGAGCGAGGGTTTCAGCCATCCGGGGAGTCAACGTTGATTCAGTAGTTCGCACTCTCGTCGTGAGAGGCATGGTGGAGGAATGCGGCACGGAACTGGAAACCGGCTCCCTCCGATACAGGACTACTCCCCATTTTCTGGAAAGATTGGGGCTGGACTACATCTCCGAGCTTCCGCGCATTGCCCCGCATCTAGCGGGAGTCGATAATTTGGCTGACGTGGAAGACTCCACAACATACTAA
- the gcvH gene encoding glycine cleavage system protein GcvH, with product MSNIPADLHYTAEHEWVTSPSDDGVVRVGITDFAQDALGDVVYVQMPEAGTALTAQDVIGEVESTKSVSDIYAPLAGEVTARNEALDGDPALINSDPYGNGWLFELKLEDSAAAAALMSAEDYTQQVS from the coding sequence ATGAGCAACATTCCCGCCGACCTGCATTACACGGCCGAGCATGAATGGGTCACAAGCCCCAGTGATGACGGAGTGGTACGGGTCGGGATCACCGACTTCGCCCAGGATGCCCTCGGAGACGTCGTCTATGTGCAGATGCCCGAGGCCGGGACCGCGCTGACAGCTCAGGATGTAATAGGCGAAGTTGAATCGACCAAGAGCGTCAGCGACATTTACGCGCCGCTTGCCGGAGAGGTCACCGCACGCAACGAAGCCCTCGACGGCGATCCTGCGTTGATCAACAGCGACCCCTACGGCAATGGATGGCTGTTCGAGCTAAAGCTCGAAGACAGCGCCGCTGCTGCAGCATTGATGAGTGCGGAAGATTACACTCAGCAGGTAAGCTAG
- the cmk gene encoding (d)CMP kinase — protein sequence MEGHPVNNPDPALFRQGKSLVVAVDGPSGSGKSSVSREAARRFHAAYLDTGAMYRAVTWHCLDRGLDLTDAEAVEAAAKSVTIELSTDPDVESVRVEGVDVTAEIREPLVSTAVSAVATTLGARAELVRRQRQQIMDSNRRIVAEGRDITTVVAPDAEVRILLTASEEARLRRRGEQLQGTQNAEQLRRQVTHRDRLDSTVVNFQQAADGVVTIDSSELDYEQTVNAVLRTVFEVAH from the coding sequence ATGGAAGGTCATCCAGTGAACAACCCAGATCCCGCACTATTTAGGCAGGGAAAATCCCTGGTGGTTGCAGTCGACGGTCCCTCGGGTTCTGGTAAATCCAGTGTTAGCCGTGAGGCAGCTCGCCGGTTCCACGCCGCATACCTTGATACCGGCGCCATGTACCGGGCTGTGACATGGCATTGCCTTGACCGTGGTCTGGATTTGACCGATGCCGAGGCGGTCGAAGCCGCTGCGAAGTCTGTGACGATTGAGTTGAGCACCGATCCGGACGTCGAGTCGGTGAGAGTCGAGGGTGTGGATGTGACCGCGGAAATCCGAGAACCGCTGGTTTCGACGGCGGTGAGCGCAGTCGCGACAACCCTTGGCGCCCGTGCCGAATTGGTCCGGCGGCAACGCCAACAGATCATGGACTCCAACCGCCGTATCGTGGCCGAAGGCAGAGACATCACCACGGTTGTGGCACCGGATGCGGAAGTTCGTATCCTGCTCACCGCCAGCGAAGAAGCAAGGCTGCGGCGGCGTGGAGAGCAGCTGCAGGGAACGCAGAATGCCGAGCAGCTCCGGAGGCAGGTGACGCACCGCGACCGCTTGGATTCGACGGTCGTGAATTTTCAGCAGGCGGCCGATGGCGTGGTCACGATCGACTCTTCGGAGCTCGACTACGAACAGACCGTCAACGCAGTACTAAGAACAGTTTTTGAGGTTGCGCACTAG
- a CDS encoding MerR family transcriptional regulator produces the protein MPLPHSAPSANVRPGHRGVRNIGEVLTELREDFPRITASKIRFLEEKGLISPQRTAAGYRKYTAINIERLRFILALQRDQYLPLKVIKDYLDAIDRGERPESLPEGVTVAPRGLTDNLAGELQAHSRSLGLEELMTEAGANADLVSDLCDYGLISNENGKFNEHALKVARACVQLRSHGIEPRHLRSFRAAADREVGLVERVVAPMASRRDVSSRAQAAETAREISDLCLGLHSALVQGQISRMDT, from the coding sequence ATGCCGCTACCTCACAGCGCACCATCGGCTAACGTACGGCCCGGCCACAGGGGCGTACGAAACATCGGGGAAGTCCTGACTGAACTCCGCGAGGACTTTCCGCGCATCACCGCTTCGAAAATCCGGTTCCTGGAAGAAAAGGGACTGATTTCGCCGCAGCGCACGGCAGCTGGTTACCGCAAATACACGGCGATAAACATCGAACGGCTCCGCTTCATCCTTGCGCTCCAGCGCGACCAATACCTTCCGCTGAAAGTTATCAAGGATTATCTGGACGCCATCGATAGAGGCGAACGCCCAGAATCCTTGCCCGAGGGCGTCACCGTCGCGCCGCGCGGACTAACCGATAACCTTGCTGGTGAGCTCCAGGCGCACAGCCGCTCACTGGGGCTCGAGGAGCTGATGACAGAAGCCGGAGCGAACGCGGACCTCGTTTCAGATTTGTGTGACTACGGGCTCATTTCCAATGAGAACGGCAAGTTCAACGAGCACGCTTTGAAGGTGGCGCGGGCCTGCGTTCAGTTGAGGAGCCACGGCATTGAACCACGCCATCTGCGCTCCTTTCGGGCAGCAGCGGACCGCGAAGTCGGACTCGTTGAACGGGTCGTCGCGCCGATGGCCTCCCGGAGGGACGTATCGTCAAGGGCTCAGGCCGCAGAGACAGCACGAGAAATCAGCGACCTTTGCCTCGGGCTGCACAGCGCCCTGGTCCAAGGGCAGATTTCCCGGATGGATACATAA